A part of Rhipicephalus microplus isolate Deutch F79 chromosome 8, USDA_Rmic, whole genome shotgun sequence genomic DNA contains:
- the LOC142769264 gene encoding uncharacterized protein LOC142769264: protein MYPDDEYCDYLFYTNVIASNGSIQVAKDPVSWDVFQRRSPKYKRTQLGISFDFENVTPYGVDAASGDLDSLREQGIRHYGLLTVLSYQKDFQDTLRSTKGVLEKLKKIQGEDRTAMVALAIGCYDFGRIYRTNIKQGFTDAVNYFKADIVILMGSQGWVGPQGACIAAPPNAITSPELRYFDLGYYWYAVSLGSTFLKPLIITGLSFEMSALQYVMKNKIKSLNESLYKPCLSVKRQRQALCAQTSDSGSTTVYLGSPMFTYGIISNSSKVLTMGELNDTLALKFAYATRTFGELRARTAWLLYNVHNLGIGNQCGDRPFYVIRQFCYFLKGSSNVGCQGSNFFIN, encoded by the exons ATgtacccggatgacgagtactgcGACTACCTCTTCTACACCAACGTGATCGCATCCAATGGTAGCATTCAAGTGGCAAAGGACCCCGTCAGTTGGGATGTCTTCCAGAGGAGGAGCCCAAAGTACAAACGCACGCAGCTGGGAATTTCGTTCGACTTTGA GAATGTTACGCCATATGGTGTGGACGCCGCCTCCGGCGACCTGGATTCACTGCGTGAGCAGGGCATCAGGCACTACGGACTCCTCACCGTGCTTTCGTATCAAAAGGACTTTCAAGACACTCTTAGAAGCACGAAGGGCGTGCTTGAG AAATTGAAAAAGATCCAGGGTGAAGATAGAACCGCAATGGTCGCTCTAGCTATCGGCTGCTACGATTTCGGACGTATTTATAGAACTAACATCAAACAAGGATTCACGGACGCGGTGAA CTATTTCAAGGCTGACATCGTCATTCTAATGGGTTCACAAGGATGGGTCGGTCCCCAGGGGGCTTGCATCGCCGCTCCTCCAAATGCAATCACCTCCCCGGAGCTACGCTACTTCGACCTG GGTTATTATTGGTATGCGGTGTCACTTGGAAGCACATTCCTCAAACCGTTGATAATTACTGGCCTCTCCTTCGAAATGTCGGCACTTCAGTACGTCatgaagaataaaataaaatcacTCAACGAAAGTCTTTACAAGCCGTGCCTGTCCGTGAAGAGACAACGACAAGCG CTTTGTGCACAAACGAGTGACTCTGGCAGCACCACGGTATACCTGGGCAGTCCAATGTTTACGTACGGGATTATATCTAATTCGTCGAAAGTTCTTACAATGGGCGAGCTGAACGATACACTTGCTCTAAAG TTCGCCTACGCGACACGGACCTTCGGAGAATTGCGTGCACGTACGGCGTGGCTTCTGTACAACGTGCACAATCTGGGCATCGGCAACCAATGCGGCGATC